The Haliotis asinina isolate JCU_RB_2024 chromosome 2, JCU_Hal_asi_v2, whole genome shotgun sequence genomic interval ATTTGATTGCCAGTGCCCATCCCTTTCTCTATGAAGGATCGCAGTCCATGCCCAGTGAAACGCTTGTGGTCAAATGACTTTTTTCAATTTCCATGGGTAATGTATCAGTCGACTCAGTGCTTCACAAAAATATCCGAAAAATGAACTATCAGTATGGATCCTGAGTATGTGTATTTTGAAGCAGTGGGTCACTTTGACAAGAAGTAACGTCTGACGTCATTGTGTCGAGAAGGTAATTCCGGATGGGAGTGATAATAAAGTTTTGATTTGGAACATGCTTGCCCATGCACTCCAAGGAAGCATTTCAATCAGTAAGAGACTGTTTGATGCAAATGCTGGGAACTGAGGAATACTCGAATCATATTTACGCGACGAGGACGCTCAATCAGCCTCATCACTAAACTggagcgatggggtagcctaagcGTGCAATCGcgacgctgaagacccgggttcgattcccaacatgggtacaatgtgtgaagcccgtttctgatcCGCCatcgtgatattcctggaatatagctaaaaacaataaaaattatactcacttactcatgacTAAACTGCCTAAGCCTCACCTGTCATGAACTAAAGCGGTGATGGTTTACTGTACCAATATGTTTTATTTCGGACCCAAAGGGCACGGATGTGTAAATATGATGTCTGCAAATTTGATCTTCATACCATTTACCTGATAATCCACATCTCCCGCAGGAACCAAAGTATCCACTTCCTCCATCCATGAAAGAGCAACAGAGAACCAGACATGAGCTCATCGCTAAACACTGTCAGTACGACCCTTCTGGGTCGGCAACAAGTGTCGTCATAGACCCCAGATCAATGGTCTCCTACTGCCAGAGTCACAAAATCGCTTCAACATTTTGGCTGCGGGTGTTCCACTTCCTCAGGTATTACAACCCAGGATACAACATCACCCGCTTCAACCCATTCACCGTAAGCAAATACGATGTTCACTTCAGCCAAAGAAAACTCAAGTTATATAATCTACATGATGACAGAAATTTGATCTTCAAGACAACACGGTTTATGTTCGTTAGAGAACCATATACAAGACTCTGGTCCTTGTTTCTAGACAAATTTCTTGTCCTTGATAAATATTTCCTGAAGACCTTTGGTGCTATGATTCTGAGAAGAAAGGGGCACCATGTCAAGAATCCATTCGATTTTTGTCAAAAGGATTACAGCAATGTGTCATTCCAAGATTTCTTGGATCTTATTGTGCACTGGGACAACGAAACTCAGGGTGAGATGGATGACCATTTTGGAACCGTTCTGCATCACTGCAATCCATGCAGGTTTAAGCCTGACTTTGTTGGTAAACTGGAAACGTTTGATCAGGACAGTAAATATATACTTCAGCTCCTTGGTTTAAGTGACTTTGTTCCAGTTCAGGAGCAGACAGACCATGTTCTGGAGGAGATGCACATGCTGATAAATTATAATTTCCTACTCTTTGAACGAGACTTTAAGCCATGCTTTGTCCACTGTGTTAAGAGACTCTTAGATACTTTTCAGATGAATGGATACCTGACCGGTTCATCCGTAGAGAGGTTAAAATCCAAGCTACCTATGCCCAAACTGACATTCACAAGAGATTTAACAAATGAGTATCGGCGAAGCAATCGAACATTTAGTCAAATAGCGAAGACCAAACGTAAATGGAAAATGCATGCATTTGGCTCAATAAGAAGAGATACACTTTTGGCAATAGAGCGAATTTATGAAAGGGAGTTGGTGACATTTGGATACGACCTTTACCCaaaggatgtctttcaatagaTGTTTAAATAATGACAGCATCTATGTTTGTTGATTATCCATATGAACaaaggtgaagatccgggttagaattgcagtgttcagcaacccatccttgtggTAACGTCATGAACAGCTTTCGGGAtaagatgacgtgtcaaccaagtcagtcgcCTCTAATGATAATCATGGTAGGTTGAATACCATttctaacttggatcttcacaGATCGGCTCTGAAGGAGGAAAACGTTAGGaattacagtttatatcagtaTATACCATTACTTATATCACCTATTTATAATACACAGTTGGTCATCTCCCTACCTGGGTTTACTCTCAtaatatttctacagacagACAATGGATCGAACTAGAATTTTACATGGCTTGTCAAATTGTCTGTCAACACTGATGTCTAAAATATTGAGACTAGTTTGTCAGGCATCAAAATCGGAATGAGTTGCATGGAGTTGCCTTCAATCAtctgctcgtcatgccgaaggcgCGAGGTCAAATACCCACACTGGTACAATTTATggagttcatttctggtgttcccccagCGTAGCACCCAACCCACTTAGTCACTCACTGCATGGACGTAGCCCAATCTGGTGTCACTCGCcttgatgctgctggaatattgcaaaatgccGCAATAATGTGTTTATGCTAATTAGATGTAATATCCACTgtagaatgtatgtatgtatgtatgtatgtatgtatgtatgtatgtatgtatgtatgtatgtataggtatatatgtatatctatagatatacacatgtatgtatgtatgtatgtgtgtgtgtgtgtgtgtgtgtgtatgtatgtatgcgtgcatgtatgtatgtatgcgtgcatgtatgtatatatctatatctatagaCACACACATAATGATAACTTATATGTTATTCGGTACAATGTTATTCGGTACAAAGTTACATTCAGACACAGGGGAAAGACAAACTACAGTAACATCGGGAATATTTTAGCCAGATCGTGACTAAATCAAGTTCGAATTTTTCCATAACTACAAGTAAATTATGATTAGCCAGTCAACGAAGAGCCGTACAaagactagaatatcacagtcatGAAATTAAACTATTatgaatttaaatattttacctacagaaaacaacacactataaaacaggctattcatagctaacagctgaaggtagatcaccaaatgagggaccatggggactgatagtacatttgcttcctgcatagaCCGTAGATAGGTCCACACCATCACTTCAGATGTTACCATTTCTAGTCATACATAAAAAACACACATGTTTTAAGATTAAAAAGTGGtaagttaaaatgtattttgaatgttttggtaCTTACGGATCCTCTCGGAGGACAATAATATTACAGTACTTTGAGTatacacccccgtagtggacccggggggatatttggtccaccaacccgtttgccgtgggttgaggccctgtgtcggtggaggaggggatcctggtggctgagggcaATGGGatcaggaccagtgttcctattgctcaacacaccacttcggccctggcttcacctagacgggaggttgaatgggcccggttcaaccaatcggctggtcacgccaagccctgagcattactgtatgtaatgttgcacAAAATTGTGTGAATTGCAATATGTTTATTATTAGCTCTTGACCGATATTTGGATCTTCtgtgaatttcaaattttactagttcatgtttttgccttgagtcttatgcccagaaggcggtggctcatgggccaatctggtagaattattaatgttttaattcttctgctggagtatatcatccgagtatccttggtgctgtaagctggaggcccgtttactttagcattgtccttgtgatactccgtggtgggtggggaggtGGGATGATGAAAAAAATACACTAACCatctaaccatggcttatgaaaacccaacaaaaaaacaacaaaaatatcgtccacttgatattgaccctgttgatactgaccatagaccgtctgcatcgattgagtattggccgcgtttcattgtgattgagactcctgacaagacacccttgaaagtgaacccctttgctgtatctaagggtattcaaggtattgtaggggacgtgaagaacataagacgcttacgttcatgTGGCCTACTAgaagagtgcgggaaaaagcaacaagcaactaatttgctgaacatcaaatctttcgtgggcattccggtcacggtctctgcagacaaaaccttgaactcaagcaaaagtatcgttagagatcgagaccgattgtttgatgatgtgtcggaacttgatataggatctgaaatgaaggatcaaagTGTACTCTAagtcaaacgcttttcaactcggagaaacaatgaaaccatcaaaacgaacacctatctgtttactttttcatgtcctaatgctcccaaatcagtgtaggcaggctactgtaacattccagttgatacctacatccccaacccgctaaagtgtttcaaatgtcagaaatatggacacggtgtgaatacttgcacattgtctgttgtgtgtgcttactgtggtgagaagacacacacaacagaagattgtgacagtgattataaaaaatgcaccaattgctcaggcgaccattcttcattttttgaacagtgtccaatttggaaagagcaaatggagatcaataaaataaaattcacacaaaatatctctttttctgaggccaaaaaactggtaaagagatctgaactttcagaaagttatgctacagaaaccacattgtatatatgtTATGATTCTgttaaaacagaagtactgtcgatcacttagtgcgtttggaatcatttgtgaaaaacgcgctgattaataaacaacacgctgtgtctatcttttttgatctcgagaaggcatacgacacaacctggaaatatggcattttgagagatttccatgatttcggtttacgaggtcgtttgcctgaattcataggcaaatttttaaataacagacaatttcacgTCCGCATGGGTTCTACagtgtctgatcattacaatcaggatcaaaaggcagtattttgtcagtcacacttttaagtataaaataaatagtttatcaaaagttttaaaagattcaattgatggatcgttatttgtggatgattttaatatttcttgtcgtggtaaaaatatgaacaccatagagcggcagttgcagttgtgtttaaacaaaataaataaatggtgtcttgaaaacggctttaaattttctacatcgaaaactaattgcacacatttttgtcgtaaatacaaaccacataaagaccctggactatctctagatggcactcccattaaagttgtcaaggaagccaaattctcgggattaatttttgactcaaaCCTAACGTTTCTGCGTCATATTAAaactctgaaaactaaatgcctgaaaacacttgatctgttgaaagtggtatcaaattctaaatgggaaGGTGATCAAGCtgccctcctccatctatatcgatcatttgtccgttctaaacttgattatggctccatcgtatatggtggagcctgcaacagcaacttaaaggtattagattctgttcatcatcaaggtctaagactttgtctcggttcttttagaacctctcctatcgacagtctatacgttgaagcTGACGAGCTTTCTCTCAACCAACGgtgtataaaactatctttacaatacattgcaaaattagcttctaatgagtctaatccagcatttaattgtgtctttaatcctctctatgaggatttgtataacaaaaggtCTTCCCTTGTCCAGTCTCTTGGTCTCaaaattaagccatttattgctgctgctcgtggtattgagctggacaatatagctcctttccgtcttctttcctctcctccttggcagatggttaggccacaagctgacctaacattagctacttttaaaaaatcagaaacgaatgaattatagtataaacaagaatataatcaattgaaacataaatatagcaattataaatccttatttacagatgggtgcaaggacggtggcgccactgtcattggatccagaacaatatcttttagattacccgataatacttctatttttacagctgaagctaacgccatattaacagctcttaaatatatcgaaagacaccctaaacgtaaacaataataatctattccgactctctttcttgccttcaggttattaaaactatttcttgtaaacatccacttttaatagaaattattgaattgtataatgatcttgccactggccaatatgccatcgtcttctgttggttacccagccatgtaggaatctctggtaacacactggctgaccttgctgctaaagcagcactcaacaaatctttgacaccacttcatattccttatagtgattacaaagccaccattcgatcttatatccgtgatctgatgtaaaagaagtgggacacccaggtggataaattacatgagattttcatttaattataggttttttaaaagaaaataatgttttggttgaattttgaatagtatgatctgtaaatagatgtattttaatgattggtagtttgaattagtaacttgaattgttggtggctgtaccctcaaagggggttgaaatatagtaaaattattgtcctcctcagaGGGTAGGTAAGTCcgcaaacattcacagtaaatttaagtctaccaggagtttaatcgtagtattcgtgtgattttaatttcgtaaaatcgccagcagctgaagggatggtgtaaatccaactagggtccatgtaggtagcagaggtactgtatgtccccatggtccctagtgtgatGACCTACCTTctattgttggcgatctatagtctgtttttatattgtattgtctaaatagtgatattagttttaactttccatgctaattttaattgaaattgtgatattctagttgttttactgtccttcgttgagagattttaccacatgcatatatttcatttcaatattctcgtcacgatatgacagatattgccgatgtgacgttaaatattaactcactcactcactcactcactcgctcactttgagtatacagccattaacaatctcagttactactGTTACTCAGTTacttggttggttgttttggcGCGGGGGTAATGTGTTGAGCTcgaacatacacaaacatcaaaggtacatcaacccatggcccACGAAAGACCTACGATCAACGTATTTAATTTACCAAAAACCTCAATggtaattttgaactgtttgaagcatgggtatcatgtcgtacacttcagcaaacttgtgtgaatcaaacgattcaaaTCTTGCACTTCGCAGTTTCTCCCGCGGAAAAGGTAAAATCGCCGCGGTGTAATTCCAGTGCTTGATATTCAcaaggactacatttgaacgttttgtcacaATTCATTGATTGGAATGCAAGGCGAATCTTTCCGATTTTGCAatcgacacaagaaaaacaaattttggTGTTTCTGCCTTCAATTGATTTGCACTCGCTAagtatcggtaatttccgtgcttcaatgttattcgagaagTACTagcacgaagtaccgaatgagtcgccattggcagcggggtacgtTGCAATGTACTTCCCTTGTAGGAGGGGTAccttgaaaataacagaagaacGCTTTGCCAggaaacgacatttatgtgtgaggtgacaattattatcggaaatgaattcctcGGGGATTTCACCTTTGTTAACTTATTAGTGTggacacttccccaaagtgaATTTTGTCCCGTTGATTTCGCCCAGGGTTTTGAAAGTCGTGTATAAAGGTTTTGACGATATGACTGTCGAACATCAGAGGAGTGAAGGATATGGAAGCTGCACAGTGTCAACGCAACGTGCAGGGTCAGGCGAAAGGTCTGAAGATTGCTACGTAATATACCCCATCGTACCAAAATGGAAGTATTATGTCGTGGATAAGAAGAGGAGTGGTAATCACGGTACTGTCTCGGATTAAGGTACCtaatttttcaaatttgtcTCAAAGACATAATGCTGATTTAAAATCCTGTGGAAATAGGTTGATCAATTGATGTTACTCTTCAATGATCTTCAGTTCTTTCAGGTAAATGTGTAGAGGATAAAGTCCTGATTTTCTGTGAGGACAAGGCAACCTTCACGATTAAAGGTCCGAAAGAGTTTTCTAGAGGAACCTCTGGAGTTGAAGGTCGGAGTTGATTTTCTATcaaattgttttcttttcatatttgtcgATTGACTGGCAAGATGTTTGTCAGTCGTTTGTGATTTTGGCTCAGGCTGTTTCTCGGTCTGACATCAAGATATAAACTGAGTTACAGGAAAAGTCGGTTGTACAACTGTAGCTGACTCAATAATATTTTTTCTTCAGTCTGATACGTCAGAGGAGGTGTCACTATGGAGCGAGTTACTGCAGCAGAGTACGTCTTAATTGGCAGTTTCATCTCTTAATTCATTTTTTGCAATGTAGCAACATGTGGTCCAGAAAACTATGCGCACTTAAGCTCATTGTCACAGTTCGTATTTTTGTGGCTATAACCATTACAATGGCATGTAGCAGATCCAAGACAAGAGTTGGACCTGTGGGCGTTAAATCAGTCCATTAaaggaagtgtgtgtgtgtgtgtgtgtgtgtgtgtgtgtgtgtgtgtgtgcgtgtgttgtttATCACAgctctcagcaacattccaggtaCATGGTGGCAGTACAATCAAGGGTAATCATACAAATTCAAagtaatgaaaaagaaaaaaat includes:
- the LOC137272466 gene encoding carbohydrate sulfotransferase 11-like, producing the protein MRTWKLILAIVAMVSVVPCLLLYIYNPNLSPRSMDFTNKEPKYPLPPSMKEQQRTRHELIAKHCQYDPSGSATSVVIDPRSMVSYCQSHKIASTFWLRVFHFLRYYNPGYNITRFNPFTVSKYDVHFSQRKLKLYNLHDDRNLIFKTTRFMFVREPYTRLWSLFLDKFLVLDKYFLKTFGAMILRRKGHHVKNPFDFCQKDYSNVSFQDFLDLIVHWDNETQGEMDDHFGTVLHHCNPCRFKPDFVGKLETFDQDSKYILQLLGLSDFVPVQEQTDHVLEEMHMLINYNFLLFERDFKPCFVHCVKRLLDTFQMNGYLTGSSVERLKSKLPMPKLTFTRDLTNEYRRSNRTFSQIAKTKRKWKMHAFGSIRRDTLLAIERIYERELVTFGYDLYPKDVFQ